A window of Clostridioides sp. ES-S-0010-02 genomic DNA:
AGGAGAATTTTTATGAACAGTAAAATACTTGTTGTAGATGACGAGAAAGGAATCACCACTTTATTAAAAGATTATTTTGAAATAAATGATTATGAAGTTTACACTGCTCAAAATGGAAAAGAAGCACTAGAAAAAATATCTAAAAATCCAGACATTATTCTACTTGATATAAACATGCCTGAAATAGATGGAATTGAAGTTTGCAGTAGAATTAGAAACTATATATCATGTCCTATCTTATTTTTAACAGCCAAAATTGAAAACTATGATAAAATTAATGGTTTTCGTGTTGGTGCTGATGATTATATTGTAAAACCTTTTGATTTAGAGGAACTTGGGGCAAGAGTCTCTGCTCACTTAAGACGCGAACAAAGAAAATCAAATCATACTAAAGTCAATTTTTATAAAGATTTAGTAATAGACTATGAAAAAAGGTCAATTTCCATTGATAATAACCAAGTTTCACTTTCAAAAAAAGAATTTGATATCGTAGAACTTCTCTCTACGAACCCTGGTCAAGTATTTGATAGAGAGAGAATTTATGATAGAATATGGGGCTATGATAAAAATGGAAATAGTGATGTTATAATGGAACATATCAGAAAAATACGAATTAAATTATCAAGATATACTCTTGAAAATTACATAGAAACAGTATGGGGAGCTGGTTACAAATGGATAAAATAAAGAATATGTCATTAAAAAAATCTTTTTTCTTTCTCACTCTATCTTCATTAATTATAGCATCAGTACTTACAACAGTCTCATACATTTTACTTAATTACATATATCACTCTATACAAGACAAATATTTACAAACTCCTTTATACACAGAAACTATAACCATAGTGCAAAATAATTTAAATCAATATAGTGATTTTGATAAAGTATTGATTAATATAATTAGCACACTTCAGCTTATACTCCCACTCGTATTTTTTATAGGACTTCTATTATTGGCTGATATAATTTTTTATAAGGTAAAATTAAAGATACCTATTGAAATACTTAATAAAGGAGCAAACGAAATATCCAATAATAACTTAGATTTTTACTTAGAATATAAGAGTAATGACGAATTAGGTAATCTGTGTAGTGCTTTTGAGAAAATGAGGTTGCAACTAAATAAAAATAATATAAAAATGTGGACTATGATAGACGATAGAAAACAGCTTAATGCTGCTTTTTCTCATGATTTAAGAAATCCTCTTACTGTTCTAAAGGGATACTCAGATTATTTAATAAAATACATGCCAACAGGAAAACTTAGTGATAAAAAAATTTTATCAACTGCACAACTTATGTCTGAACATATCAACAGAATTGAATACTATGTAAATAGTATGAGTAATGCTCAACGATTAGAAGACCTAGTTATTACAAAATCTACATCAAGTATAAATGCTTTTGTAGAAAACTTAGATAGCAATATCTCCATTCTATCAAAACAAGCTGGAAAATCTTTTAAAATTACAAATAAAGTGGATAATATAAACGTATTATTTGATGAAAATATTATTCATAGAGTTATTGAAAATATAATATCAAATGCATTTAGATATGCAAAAAATAAAATATCTATACTTATATACCTTGAGCAAGAATTCCTTACTTTCGTAATTGAAGATGATGGTGTGGGATTTAGTGAAGAATCTATAAAATCAGCATTAAAACCTTTTTATAAAGATAAGACTTTAAATAATAACAACTTAAATTTTGGTATGGGTCTTTATATATCTAAAGTATTATGTGAGAAACATGGTGGCTCTATTTTTATTGAAAACAATCCAATTGGTGGTGCTAAAATTACAACAAAGTTCTCAACAAAAGACTAGAGGTACTTTAATTTTTAATCTAGATTTTCTTGTATAAAACATAATAAACTTTTAAGTTTTATTAAAATATACCCTATAGCGTACATTCTAATAAAAAGACGCAACCTTAAACATAAATATAATCTATCTGATTTTTTTAAATCAGATAGATTTACACAACACATTTCAAATACATAAAAATCTATTTCGCTAATTAAATTTAATTTTTATAATACAATAATAAATTTATCTGTCAATTAACTCAGTCCATTATCATTCAAATAACATACTAATGCTTCTGCTTAAATAACTTCTTTACTCTTTATGTATAAATTTATGTACAGATAAACTTGAAACTGTTTATTAAATATTTTTTTCTTTCAATCTATCTGAACCTTCTAATACATCAGTATTATGTCGATAGCGTCCTGTTGCACGATGGTTATGATAAAATTCTTTTTTATCAGCATACATGAGTTCGTCTGCAGTTTTTATAATGAATTGAATATTTTCACAATTTTCTTCCCATTTTGAACCAATGGCAGCTTTACATTCATCATTCATAAAATTATTCCTTAATTTTTGAACTTTTTCATTGAATTCATTCTCACTTATATCTATGCAAATAATTACAAATTCATCACCACCAATTCGATAGTAGGAACCTATTTCAAAGCTATTTTGAATGATTTTTGCACATGCTTTAAGCAACTCATCACCAGAATCATGTCCCAAATTATCATTGATTTCCTTGAGTCCGTTTACATCTAAATATACTACGCCAATAGAATTTTTTTCGCCCACAAGGTTATCAATATCGTGAATATAACGGTTTCTATTATAAAAAGAAGTAAGAGTGTCTAAATAACTTAAACGATAAAGAACTTCCTCATTTTCATTTCTATGCATTGCAATCATAATAAAATAACTAAGAGTTTCAAGAAATGTAGCTGCATTTTCCGTTAAGTTTATAGAGGGGTTATCCAGTCCAATACATCCATCTAATTTTCCATTACGTTCTAATGGAACCATGACCAGACGCTTAATTTTCTGTTGTAAAAGAATCTCATATTCAAATTCCATAGTCAATTTTAAGTCTTCTATATCATGAATAACTACATTGCCTCGCTTTTGAAACACATTGAGCCACATTGCAAAATCTGACTGTGGTAAATCCTGTAGGTTATCAATTTGTGGAATTATACCTTCTTTACACCATTCTGCAATATTAGATAGATTATCACCATGAAATAAGAAAATGTAGGCACGTTCAGCTAAAAACAAATTTCCTACCTGTTCCAATACATAATTAGTAGCATCTAACGTTTCATGATTGCGATAAAGTTCTCGAATACACTCAACAAGAACATTATCTCTCTTCAAACGGCTCTCTAGTTCAATTTTTTCATTAGTTGCTTCAGTAATATCAAATGCAATTTCCATTCTTGCTGTGCGGCCCTCCCACTCCATTAATCTATCTTTTAATAAGTAGTGGCGTTTAGTGATTGGGTTTGTATGTTCCCAAGTATAATTTTCATCCTTTTTTAGAATAGAATTCTGACAGAATGAACATGGAGAATCAAATCCCTGCAATACTTTATAACACTTCAAATGCTCTTCGTCATTGATATTGAAAGTTTTCTTTCCAGCTTCATTGACAAATAGCAAATCATAGGTATCAATGTCTGATATATACATTAGTTCTGTTATTTCATTTATAGGAACAAGCAATTCTTGCAACCTTTTTGATAACTGTTCGTTTTTTAGTTTATTCTCATTTTCAACTTCAATCAATCTTCTGCGACGTTTATCTTGGCAGAAAGCAAAAACAGTACATAGCCCTGCCATCAATATAAACACTATATTAATATAAAACAATAAATTTCGAGCATCTTGAACGATTTTATCAGTATATACCTCTGCAGCCATTACCAACTGGTCCGCTAAGTTAAAGTAATCTTCACTCATCTCAAACAGTTTGTCCCCAGAACCGCCATCTCTATAACTCATGATTTCTACCTTAATATCTGACCAATCCTTTTTCATTTCTACTAATAATGATTGATACTCTTCACTTTCAAGTCTTATTAAATTAAGTTCAGCACTTCCATTAGAAAGCCCTGTTAGTATATCATCTAGATGTGCAATCAAACTATCATCCTGTACATGAGCAAGTTCTTTTTTTATCAGTCTCTGTGTAGCACCACGGATAATACCTGTATAATTGATAACACGTGCATCTCCCTCAAGGTTGTTGATAGAACGAACTGACAATATACCTGTCAAAATTAGGGCAATGCTCAAGATAAGTGGAACTGCACCTATTCGCAGTTTTGCGAATACTATCTTCATATTGTATAGTCTTCCCAATATTCTATAGTCCTCCCAATATC
This region includes:
- a CDS encoding response regulator transcription factor; translated protein: MNSKILVVDDEKGITTLLKDYFEINDYEVYTAQNGKEALEKISKNPDIILLDINMPEIDGIEVCSRIRNYISCPILFLTAKIENYDKINGFRVGADDYIVKPFDLEELGARVSAHLRREQRKSNHTKVNFYKDLVIDYEKRSISIDNNQVSLSKKEFDIVELLSTNPGQVFDRERIYDRIWGYDKNGNSDVIMEHIRKIRIKLSRYTLENYIETVWGAGYKWIK
- a CDS encoding sensor histidine kinase; the encoded protein is MDKIKNMSLKKSFFFLTLSSLIIASVLTTVSYILLNYIYHSIQDKYLQTPLYTETITIVQNNLNQYSDFDKVLINIISTLQLILPLVFFIGLLLLADIIFYKVKLKIPIEILNKGANEISNNNLDFYLEYKSNDELGNLCSAFEKMRLQLNKNNIKMWTMIDDRKQLNAAFSHDLRNPLTVLKGYSDYLIKYMPTGKLSDKKILSTAQLMSEHINRIEYYVNSMSNAQRLEDLVITKSTSSINAFVENLDSNISILSKQAGKSFKITNKVDNINVLFDENIIHRVIENIISNAFRYAKNKISILIYLEQEFLTFVIEDDGVGFSEESIKSALKPFYKDKTLNNNNLNFGMGLYISKVLCEKHGGSIFIENNPIGGAKITTKFSTKD
- a CDS encoding diguanylate cyclase, encoding MKIVFAKLRIGAVPLILSIALILTGILSVRSINNLEGDARVINYTGIIRGATQRLIKKELAHVQDDSLIAHLDDILTGLSNGSAELNLIRLESEEYQSLLVEMKKDWSDIKVEIMSYRDGGSGDKLFEMSEDYFNLADQLVMAAEVYTDKIVQDARNLLFYINIVFILMAGLCTVFAFCQDKRRRRLIEVENENKLKNEQLSKRLQELLVPINEITELMYISDIDTYDLLFVNEAGKKTFNINDEEHLKCYKVLQGFDSPCSFCQNSILKKDENYTWEHTNPITKRHYLLKDRLMEWEGRTARMEIAFDITEATNEKIELESRLKRDNVLVECIRELYRNHETLDATNYVLEQVGNLFLAERAYIFLFHGDNLSNIAEWCKEGIIPQIDNLQDLPQSDFAMWLNVFQKRGNVVIHDIEDLKLTMEFEYEILLQQKIKRLVMVPLERNGKLDGCIGLDNPSINLTENAATFLETLSYFIMIAMHRNENEEVLYRLSYLDTLTSFYNRNRYIHDIDNLVGEKNSIGVVYLDVNGLKEINDNLGHDSGDELLKACAKIIQNSFEIGSYYRIGGDEFVIICIDISENEFNEKVQKLRNNFMNDECKAAIGSKWEENCENIQFIIKTADELMYADKKEFYHNHRATGRYRHNTDVLEGSDRLKEKNI